Proteins encoded in a region of the Micropterus dolomieu isolate WLL.071019.BEF.003 ecotype Adirondacks linkage group LG07, ASM2129224v1, whole genome shotgun sequence genome:
- the LOC123973975 gene encoding target of Nesh-SH3 isoform X1, whose translation MMTVMQQHSHSFLVLLLMVFIAGIVLSGPSTPRRSRVRRQNMKVRINATGDTIVMKFLRPNADTKLEGYILGYGSSMFSKQFIQLPENGQMYETEFDAEPKYLIAVQPIPTNEVKKQCTGKVQLEKPLHLVIGSVTPTSVLLSWGTLLKTPYEGNVMNDCLEDGHYTVRYREKNRKWNYQTCPTSDTVIDNLKPNTVYEFGVQPNSKDGTGLWSKPVIHNISTVGIVEKIFKRPVNPVKPLRPDPPFAPRHVPHNRTQGRLPLSRNIAPKTTLATTTPTTTTTRQEPLSTPGPTLPVVTKQPIGRGDLSRSVLPTSLEVPLAPKLHFPLHITATMASFPFPQTNVEKHGGHLSQPQQKPQSQPHAQPLPNPQLHPQYRPPPQLKPHTQKPQLKPHSKAKPQPIIQTQLQLQSTSQPTHHTQPISQSIPQTQPQPQPTSQFIPQTQPQHQSTSQPMFQTLPQPQRTPQFIPQILPQHQPISQSIPQTQPQPKPTSQPILQSLPQLQSQSTPQPKLKTQTQLQSQSKPHPQSQPQTTTQLQAEPKPQPTPQPDNQAHPQTKPHLITHQAQLTLKHIPQTQQTLPKIHIQPQPQPQSPQTQTQSQTKTNPQSQPQIKTNPEPQLTTKQQSKAQPTTKPKTNFFQPKAKTKPQQNSQSKPQPPLRPKKQSKPQPKYKPNSRRRDQQQPHQKLQPWPQSPPPTKTQAQSVPPSQPIPQPHPPLKAQTLSQLEPLPKPTLSSRPQPQPQPGHQFQSQTRTYTDPTKVTPRQAVPTAPSPPEEGKPLPRPALATEKAGSYNQGTDVLRPSVAEVPRSPISSSTPPAGRNGTLSRTRVPPHATHNSVRPFSPSKTFPSSHSSSTPGDDGAHHRGNAHPKSMEWSKDKPVLYHTVPVKRPNAVGKPHDHDKPIDRKQEDKESILRPFPLVTAKPKQERRQQTTTSAPALNISFSGSRFDLNENSSIFRPLPASEVDIMGKKRFVAPHVIYKTDKKPDEPCSITSSLAYFPDEEGSDQNVTGPPRIPPSNLTVVTVEGCPSFVILDWQKSDNETKEYEVVSTAKGPNGEEVSVLTTNQTHTAVENLKPESRYEFKVTPKNELGTGPSSDPVSFSTESADPRVSEHVSGKDAIWTQFPFKSDAYSECNGKQYVKRTWYRKFVGIQLCNSLRYKIYLSDSLTGKFYNIGDQTGHGEDHCQFVDSFLDGRTGTQMFADQLQSRLGFYRALRQEPVSFGEIGGKSHITYVGWYECGTPIPGKW comes from the exons ATGATGACGGTGATGCAGCAACATTCACACAGCTTTCTGGTCCTTCTCCTCATGGTCTTCATCGCTGGGATAGTTCTATCTGGCCCCTCAACTCCCCGCAGGAGCAGAG TGAGACGCCAGAACATGAAAGTCCGTATAAACGCCACAGGAGACACCATTGTGATGAAGTTTTTGCGTCCCAACGCTGACACCAAGCTTGAGGGCTACATCCTGGGCTACGGCAGCAGCATGTTCTCCAAACAGTTCATTCAGCTGCCTGAGAACGGACAGATGTATGAGACTGAGTTTG ATGCTGAGCCCAAGTACCTTATTGCCGTCCAGCCCATCCCAACCAATGAAGTGAAAAAGCAGTGTACAG GTAAAGTACAGCTGGAGAAGCCGCTACATTTGGTCATTGGGTCGGTAACACCCACTTCAGTTCTCCTGTCCTGGGGGACCCTTCTGAAGACCCCCTACGAAGGCAACGTCATGAATGACTGTCTTGAGGATGG ACACTACACAGTGCGTTATCGTGAGAAGAACAGGAAGTGGAACTACCAGACCTGCCCAACTAGTGACACAGTCATTGACAATCTGAAGCCCAACACAGTCTATGAGTTCGGTGTCCAGCCCAACTCTAAGGATGGCACTGGATTGTGGAGCAAGCCCGTCATTCACAACATCAGCACAGTCGGCATAGTGG AGAAAATCTTTAAACGCCCCGTCAACCCTGTG AAACCTTTAAGGCCAGATCCTCCCTTTGCTCCTCGCCATG TTCCACATAATAGGACCCAGGGCAGACTGCCCCTCTCCCGGAACATAGCCCCAAAGACGACTCTTG CTACAACCACACCTACTACCACAACTACTAGACAGGAACCTTTGTCGACCCCGGGACCCACACTGCCTGTGGTCACCAAACAGCCAATCG GAAGAGGAGACCTCTCCAGATCTGTCTTGCCTACTTCCCTGGAGGTCCCGTTAGCTCCAAAACTCCATTTTCCACTACACATTACAGCCACCATGGCATCTTTTCCATTCCCCCAGACAAATGTGGAGAAACATGGAGGGCATCTGAGTCAACCACAACAAAAGCCCCAGTCCCAACCTCATGCACAACCTCTACCAAACCCCCAGCTCCATCCACAGTATCGACCACCACCACAACTAAAGCCCCACACCCAAAAACCTCAACTAAAGCCCCACTCAAAGGCAAAACCTCAACCCATTATCCAAACCCAGCTGCAACTCCAATCAACATCCCAGCCCACACACCACACCCAACCAATATCCCAGTCCATACCCCAAACCCAACCACAACCCCAGCCAACATCCCAGTTCATACCCCAGACCCAACCTCAACACCAATCAACATCCCAGCCCATGTTCCAGACCCTACCTCAACCCCAACGAACACCCCAGTTCATACCCCAGATCCTACCTCAACACCAACCAATATCCCAGTCCATACCCCAAACCCAACCACAACCCAAACCAACATCCCAGCCCATACTCCAGTCCCTACCTCAATTACAGTCCCAATCAACACCTCAGCCCAAACTCAAGACCCAAACTCAGTTACAGTCTCAGTCAAAGCCACATCCCCAATCACAGCCTCAGACCACAACCCAGCTCCAGGCTGAACCAAAACCTCAACCAACACCCCAGCCCGATAACCAGGCACATCCTCAAACAAAACCACATTTAATTACCCATCAAGCTCAACTAACTCTTAAGCATATACCTCAGACCCAACAAACACTACCAAAGATTCACATCCAGCCCCAACCTCAACCACAATCTCCACAAACCCAAACACAGTCTCAAACAAAGACCAACCCACAGTCACAACCTCAAATAAAAACCAACCCAGAGCCTCAACTAACCACCAAGCAGCAGTCTAAGGCCCAACCAACAACTAAACCAAAGACCAATTTTTTCCAACCCAAGGCCAAGACAAAACCTCAACAAAACAGCCAATCCAAGCCCCAACCTCCACTTCGACCAAAAAAGCAGTCAAAGCCTCAACCAAAATATAAACCAAACTCCCGAAGAAGGGACCAACAACAACCGCACCAAAAGCTTCAGCCATGGCCCCAATCACCACCTCCGACAAAGACTCAGGCCCAATCTGTACCTCCTTCACAACCCATTCCTCAACCACATCCCCCTCTAAAGGCCCAGACTCTGTCCCAGCTTGAACCTCTACCCAAGCCAACCCTTTCATCTAGGCCCCAACCACAACCTCAACCTGGACACCAGTTTCAGTCTCAGACCAGGACCTACACTGATCCCACCAAGGTCACCCCAAGGCAGGCAGTCCCTACGG CTCCTAGTCCACCAGAAGAGGGCAAGCCTCTACCAAGACCTGCCCTGGCTACAGAGAAGGCTGGTAGTTACAATCAGG GTACTGATGTCCTCAGACCATCCGTTGCTGAAGTCCCTCGTTCTCCCATTAGCTCATCTACTCCTCCAGCAGGAAGAAACGGCACGCTGTCTCGCACCCGGGTTCCTCCTCATGCCACTCACAATAGTGTCAGACCATTTTCTCCATCCAAGACATTCCCCTCCTCTCACAGCTCCAGCACACCTGGGG ACGATGGAGCGCATCATAGGGGCAATGCTCATCCTAAATCCATGGAGTGGTCCAAAGACAAACCTG TCCTGTATCACACTGTCCCTGTCAAGAGACCCAACGCGGTGGGGAAACCACATGACCATG ATAAACCCATTGACCGGAAACAAGAAGACAAGGAGTCCATCTTGAGGCCATTCCCTCTGGTCACTGCCAAGCCAAAGCAGGAGCGCCGACAGCAGACAACCACCTCCGCCCCGGCATTAAACA TTTCCTTTTCAGGCAGTCGTTTTGACTTAAATGAAAACTCCTCCATATTCAGGCCCTTGCCTGCATCAGAGGTAGACATCATGGGCAAGAAGCGCTTTGTAG CTCCCCATGTGATCTACAAGACAGACAAGAAGCCAGATGAGCCATGCTCTATCACCTCCTCCCTTGCTTACTTCCCTGATGAGGAGGGCAGCGATCAGAATGTGACTGGTCCTCCCCGCATACCTCCCTCTAACCTCACTGTGGTTACTGTGGAGGGCTGCCCGTCTTTTGTCATTCTTGACTGGCAGAAATCTGACAATGAAACCAAAG AGTATGAAGTTGTATCCACCGCTAAAGGACCAAATGGAGAAGAAGTGTCCGTACTGACGACcaaccagacacacacagctgtggaGAATCTCAAACCAGAGAGCAG GTATGAATTCAAAGTAACACCAAAGAATGAGCTGGGAACCGGACCCTCCAGTGATCCTGTGTCTTTTAGCACAGAATCAG CGGATCCACGAGTGAGTGAACATGTTTCAG GCAAAGATGCCATCTGGACTCAGTTCCCATTTAAATCCGATGCCTACTCTGAATGCAATGGAAAGCAGTACGTGAAGAGAACTTGGTACCGAAAGTTTGTGGGCATTCAGCTCTGCAACTCCCTGAGATACAAGATCTACCTGAGCGACTCTCTCACTG GGAAGTTCTACAACATTGGAGATCAGACGGGGCATGGTGAGGATCATTGTCAATTTGTGGACTCCTTCCTGGATGGACGAACCGGTACCCAGATGTTTGCTGACCAGCTACAAAGCAGGCTAG GGTTTTATAGAGCGTTGAGACAGGAACCTGTCAGCTTTGGAGAGATTGGGGGGAAGTCACACATTACCTATGTAGGCTGGTACGAGTGTGGCACGCCCATACCTGGGAAGTGGTAA
- the LOC123973975 gene encoding target of Nesh-SH3 isoform X2 — protein MMTVMQQHSHSFLVLLLMVFIAGIVLSGPSTPRRSRVRRQNMKVRINATGDTIVMKFLRPNADTKLEGYILGYGSSMFSKQFIQLPENGQMYETEFDAEPKYLIAVQPIPTNEVKKQCTGKVQLEKPLHLVIGSVTPTSVLLSWGTLLKTPYEGNVMNDCLEDGHYTVRYREKNRKWNYQTCPTSDTVIDNLKPNTVYEFGVQPNSKDGTGLWSKPVIHNISTVGIVEKIFKRPVNPVKPLRPDPPFAPRHVPHNRTQGRLPLSRNIAPKTTLATTTPTTTTTRQEPLSTPGPTLPVVTKQPIGTDVLRPSVAEVPRSPISSSTPPAGRNGTLSRTRVPPHATHNSVRPFSPSKTFPSSHSSSTPGDDGAHHRGNAHPKSMEWSKDKPVLYHTVPVKRPNAVGKPHDHDKPIDRKQEDKESILRPFPLVTAKPKQERRQQTTTSAPALNISFSGSRFDLNENSSIFRPLPASEVDIMGKKRFVAPHVIYKTDKKPDEPCSITSSLAYFPDEEGSDQNVTGPPRIPPSNLTVVTVEGCPSFVILDWQKSDNETKEYEVVSTAKGPNGEEVSVLTTNQTHTAVENLKPESRYEFKVTPKNELGTGPSSDPVSFSTESADPRVSEHVSGKDAIWTQFPFKSDAYSECNGKQYVKRTWYRKFVGIQLCNSLRYKIYLSDSLTGKFYNIGDQTGHGEDHCQFVDSFLDGRTGTQMFADQLQSRLGFYRALRQEPVSFGEIGGKSHITYVGWYECGTPIPGKW, from the exons ATGATGACGGTGATGCAGCAACATTCACACAGCTTTCTGGTCCTTCTCCTCATGGTCTTCATCGCTGGGATAGTTCTATCTGGCCCCTCAACTCCCCGCAGGAGCAGAG TGAGACGCCAGAACATGAAAGTCCGTATAAACGCCACAGGAGACACCATTGTGATGAAGTTTTTGCGTCCCAACGCTGACACCAAGCTTGAGGGCTACATCCTGGGCTACGGCAGCAGCATGTTCTCCAAACAGTTCATTCAGCTGCCTGAGAACGGACAGATGTATGAGACTGAGTTTG ATGCTGAGCCCAAGTACCTTATTGCCGTCCAGCCCATCCCAACCAATGAAGTGAAAAAGCAGTGTACAG GTAAAGTACAGCTGGAGAAGCCGCTACATTTGGTCATTGGGTCGGTAACACCCACTTCAGTTCTCCTGTCCTGGGGGACCCTTCTGAAGACCCCCTACGAAGGCAACGTCATGAATGACTGTCTTGAGGATGG ACACTACACAGTGCGTTATCGTGAGAAGAACAGGAAGTGGAACTACCAGACCTGCCCAACTAGTGACACAGTCATTGACAATCTGAAGCCCAACACAGTCTATGAGTTCGGTGTCCAGCCCAACTCTAAGGATGGCACTGGATTGTGGAGCAAGCCCGTCATTCACAACATCAGCACAGTCGGCATAGTGG AGAAAATCTTTAAACGCCCCGTCAACCCTGTG AAACCTTTAAGGCCAGATCCTCCCTTTGCTCCTCGCCATG TTCCACATAATAGGACCCAGGGCAGACTGCCCCTCTCCCGGAACATAGCCCCAAAGACGACTCTTG CTACAACCACACCTACTACCACAACTACTAGACAGGAACCTTTGTCGACCCCGGGACCCACACTGCCTGTGGTCACCAAACAGCCAATCG GTACTGATGTCCTCAGACCATCCGTTGCTGAAGTCCCTCGTTCTCCCATTAGCTCATCTACTCCTCCAGCAGGAAGAAACGGCACGCTGTCTCGCACCCGGGTTCCTCCTCATGCCACTCACAATAGTGTCAGACCATTTTCTCCATCCAAGACATTCCCCTCCTCTCACAGCTCCAGCACACCTGGGG ACGATGGAGCGCATCATAGGGGCAATGCTCATCCTAAATCCATGGAGTGGTCCAAAGACAAACCTG TCCTGTATCACACTGTCCCTGTCAAGAGACCCAACGCGGTGGGGAAACCACATGACCATG ATAAACCCATTGACCGGAAACAAGAAGACAAGGAGTCCATCTTGAGGCCATTCCCTCTGGTCACTGCCAAGCCAAAGCAGGAGCGCCGACAGCAGACAACCACCTCCGCCCCGGCATTAAACA TTTCCTTTTCAGGCAGTCGTTTTGACTTAAATGAAAACTCCTCCATATTCAGGCCCTTGCCTGCATCAGAGGTAGACATCATGGGCAAGAAGCGCTTTGTAG CTCCCCATGTGATCTACAAGACAGACAAGAAGCCAGATGAGCCATGCTCTATCACCTCCTCCCTTGCTTACTTCCCTGATGAGGAGGGCAGCGATCAGAATGTGACTGGTCCTCCCCGCATACCTCCCTCTAACCTCACTGTGGTTACTGTGGAGGGCTGCCCGTCTTTTGTCATTCTTGACTGGCAGAAATCTGACAATGAAACCAAAG AGTATGAAGTTGTATCCACCGCTAAAGGACCAAATGGAGAAGAAGTGTCCGTACTGACGACcaaccagacacacacagctgtggaGAATCTCAAACCAGAGAGCAG GTATGAATTCAAAGTAACACCAAAGAATGAGCTGGGAACCGGACCCTCCAGTGATCCTGTGTCTTTTAGCACAGAATCAG CGGATCCACGAGTGAGTGAACATGTTTCAG GCAAAGATGCCATCTGGACTCAGTTCCCATTTAAATCCGATGCCTACTCTGAATGCAATGGAAAGCAGTACGTGAAGAGAACTTGGTACCGAAAGTTTGTGGGCATTCAGCTCTGCAACTCCCTGAGATACAAGATCTACCTGAGCGACTCTCTCACTG GGAAGTTCTACAACATTGGAGATCAGACGGGGCATGGTGAGGATCATTGTCAATTTGTGGACTCCTTCCTGGATGGACGAACCGGTACCCAGATGTTTGCTGACCAGCTACAAAGCAGGCTAG GGTTTTATAGAGCGTTGAGACAGGAACCTGTCAGCTTTGGAGAGATTGGGGGGAAGTCACACATTACCTATGTAGGCTGGTACGAGTGTGGCACGCCCATACCTGGGAAGTGGTAA